One Salmo trutta chromosome 19, fSalTru1.1, whole genome shotgun sequence genomic window carries:
- the tlcd5b gene encoding TLC domain-containing protein 5 gives MLLLEVCCCLIGWISLYFAFCYLNGQRGKEWNCRLVTLTHGILIVCLTAYISFIDGPWPLTHAGTENTPLQILALVVSLGYFLFDFGWCICVRTEGPVMLAHHTMSIAGILLALGLGKSAVETCAVIFGSEITNPLLQARWFLRQVGRYDSLWGDAVDLLFILLFALVRVGVGGMMLYCELTSPRPSLIMKGGGLAMYTLAWVFMVDIAKFACKKSRTKYKRWHEMCKLVEVNGHTGKTE, from the exons ATGCTACTTTTGGAGGTGTGCTGCTGCCTGATTGGCTGGATTTCACTCTACTTTGCATTCTGTTACCTGAATGGCCAGCGGGGTAAGGAGTGGAACTGcaggctggtgacactgacaCATGGGATCCTCATAGTATGTCTTACTGCATACATTAGCTTCATCGATGGGCCCTGGCCTTTAACACATGCAG GTACAGAGAACACCCCGCTCCAGATCCTGGCCCTGGTGGTTAGTCTGGGCTACTTCCTATTCGACTTTGGCTGGTGCATCTGCGTCCGTACCGAGGGCCCTGTCATGCTGGCCCACCACACCATGAGCATCGCAGGCATCCTGTTGGCGCTGGGCCTGGGCAAGTCGGCAGTGGAGACATGTGCCGTGATTTTCGGCAGCGAGATCACCAACCCCTTGCTGCAGGCCCGCTGGTTCCTCCGGCAGGTGGGCCGCTACGACAGCCTGTGGGGGGACGCGGTGGACCTGCTCTTTATCCTGCTCTTTGCCCTGGTGCGTGTAGGCGTGGGTGGCATGATGCTCTACTGTGAGCTCACCTCTCCCCGGCCCAGCCTCATCATGAAGGGAGGGGGCCTGGCCATGTACACACTGGCCTGGGTCTTCATGGTGGACATTGCCAAGTTTGCCTGCAAGAAAAGCAGGACAAAGTACAAGAGGTGGCATGAGATGTGCAAGTTGGTAGAGGTGAATGGACATACAGGGAAGACTGAGTGA
- the pou2f3 gene encoding POU domain, class 2, transcription factor 3, protein MSTDGVEHSEAHHEQADNEQNGIDFTRQIKTEVLNDSPHSVLSHKTCHLTQGAPISGGQLSGELSSLHTMQQLVLMPGSHHLSPPSSFLLSQTQHTGHQALLQQNLLSFPTQSQSGLLQHQPGLALTPQAMSRSGLTSSSMEGHLDMSHLQVPKHMAPPQQDEASDLEELEQFAKAFKQRRIKLGFTQGDVGLAMGKLYGNDFSQTTISRFEALNLSFKNMCKLKPLLEKWLSDAENCPSDSMSNAVSLPPLMEGYGRKRKKRTSIETNIKLTLEKRFLDNPKPNSEEIMLISEQLSMEKEVVRVWFCNRRQKQKRIYCPVSTSPMKSHNFNSRMASTSRSYSPPASGVSSSSSPNSPSRGPSPGTLRSGSAALTSQVNQSFSSPGSWYRTWNPTSYHH, encoded by the exons ATGAGCACAGACGGAGTGGAACACTCAGAGGCTCACCATGAACAAGCAG ACAACGAACAAAATGGAATTGACTTCACCAGACAA ATCAAGACAGAGGTCCTCAATGACTCTCCCCATTCTGTCTTATCACACAAGACATGTCACCTGACACAAGGAGCCCCAATATCTGGTGGCCAGCTATCAGGG GAGCTCTCCTCCCTGCACACCATGCAGCAGTTGGTGCTTATGCCAGGCTCTCACCACCTCTCACCCccatcctccttcctcctctcacaGACACAACACACGGGGCACCAAG CACTTCTGCAGCAGAACCTCCTCAGCTTTCCCACCCAGAGCCAGTCAGGCCTCCTCCAGCACCAGCCTGGGTTAGCATTGACACCTCAG GCCATGAGTCGGTCGGGCCTGACGTCGTCGTCCATGGAAGGCCACCTGGACATGTCCCACCTGCAGGTCCCCAAACACATGGCCCCCCCCCAGCAGGATGAGGCCAGTGACCTGGAGGAGCTGGAACAGTTTGCCAAGGCCTTCAAACAGAGACGCATCAAACTGGGCTTCACCCAG GGTGATGTAGGCCTGGCTATGGGGAAGCTGTATGGGAATGACTTCAGTCAGACCACCATCTCCCGCTTCGAGGCCCTCAACCTAAGCTTCAAGAACATGTGCAAGCTGAAGCCTCTACTTGAGAAGTGGCTGAGTGACGCAG AGAATTGCCCCTCTGACTCTATGAGCAACgctgtctctctaccccccctaATGGAAGGCTATGGAAGGAAAAGAAAAAAGAGGACAAGCATCGAAACCAACATAAAGCTCACCCTGGAGAAACGCTTCCTTGAC AACCCCAAGCCTAACTCGGAGGAGATCATGCTGATCTCAGAGCAGCTGTCTATGGAGAAGGAGGTGGTGCGGGTGTGGTTCTGTAACCGCAGACAGAAGCAGAAGAGGATTTACTGCCCCGTGTCCACCTCACCAATGAAATCACACAACTTCAACTCCAGAATG GCATCCACGTCCAGATCATACAGCCCTCCTGCTTCAGGAG TGTCATCGAGTTCCTCTCCCAATAGTCCTAGTCGTGGGCCTTCGCCCGGAACACTCCGGTCTGGCTCCGCTGCTCTGACTTCTCAGGTCAACCAGTCCTTCAGCTCACCAGG GTCATGGTATCGCACATGGAACCCTACGTCCTATCACCACTGA